In the Tessaracoccus lacteus genome, CTCCACTGGCCCGGCCTCAGATCGCACCCGCAGCACAAGCTCGCGAAGCGGCAGCAGTCCGGGTTCGGCTCGCTCTTCAGCCTTGAACTGGTCGGCGGCGCGCCCGCCGTCGGCGCCTTTCTCGACGGCCTGCAGATCTTCCACCTAGCCGAGTCCCTCGGCGGCGTCGAGTCCCTGATCTGCGTCCCCGCGACCATGACCCACGCCGGCATGACGCCCGAGGCGCGTGCGGAAGCCGGCATTTCCGACGGCCTCCTGCGGTTCAGCGTCGGCGTCGAATCCGCCGACGACCTGATGACGGTCGTCGACGAGGCGTTGGCGCGGGCGCTCGCCGTCAGCTGACTTCGACTCCGGCCCACTGCGCCCGACGGAGGCGGCCGAGTAGGCTGGAGGGCGTGCCCAGATTCCTCGCAGCCCGGCCTGACGCTGACCTGATCCGGCTGCCCTGGCAGGTTCCGCTAGCGGACTGGCCGACGCAGCACCTGGTCGCGCTGCCCCGCGGCATCTCCCGCCACGTCGTGCGCTTCATCCAGGTGGGTGACCAGTTCCTCGCGGCGAAGGAGATCCTGGAGGAGGTCGCGGTGCAGGAATACCGCCTGCTCGGCGAGCTCAAGCGCCTCGGCGTCCCATCGGTCGAACCGGTCGGCGTGGTGCTGGGCCGGGTCGACGTGGAGGGCAACCCCCTCGATCCCATCCTGCTGACCCGGCACCTCCCCTTCTCCCTGCCGTACCGGTCGCTGTTCTACCCCGGCGTGAAGCACGAGACAGTAAACCGCCTCCTCGACGCCATGGTCGTCCTCTTCGCCCGGCTGCATCTGAGCGGCTTCTACTGGGGCGACGTCTCCCTCTCGAACATCCTGTTCCGCCGCGACGCCGGCGAGTTCGCCGCGTACCTCGTCGACGCGGAGACCGGAGAGTTGCACGACCAGCTGACCGACGGGCAGCGCGCCCACGACCTGCAGAACGCCCGCACCAACCTGTTCGGTGAGTTCCTCGACCTCGAGGCGGGCGGCATCCTCGACCCGTCCCTTGACCCGACGTGGCTCGTCGAGACCATCGAGGACCGCTACGAGCAGCTGTGGGCGGAGCTCACGGGGGTCGAGGAGTTCGACCAGTCCGAGCTGTACCGCCTCGAGGGCCGTGTGCGGCGGCTCAACGCGCTCGGGTTCGACGTCGCCGAGATCGATATCGACGCGTCGCCCGACGGCGGGACGATCCGGATGCGGCCGAAGGTGGTCGACGCCGGCCACCATGCCCGCCGCCTGATGCGCCTGACCGGCCTCGACGCTGAGGAGCACCAGGCCCGCCGCCTACTCAACGACATGGACACCTTCCGCGCGAAGGTCGTCCCGCACGCTCCGGAGTCCGTTGCCGCGCACAAGTGGCTGGTCGAGGTGTTCGAGCCCGCGGTCAATCGCATCCCCTCGCACCTGCGGGGCAAGCGGGACGCGGCGCAGTTCTACCACGAGGTGCTCGACTACCGCTGGTACCAGTCGCAGCGCGAGCAACGCGAGGTGCCCACTGAGGAGGCCGCGGCGGGATACATCCACGAGATCCTCGCGACGCTGCCCGACGAGAAGCTGGGCGACGTGGACCGCGTCGGCGGCGAGCTCCGGGACAAGTACGACCCCTCCAAGGGTTTCATCGACGATGACGACGACGAGAAGCCCTACGACCCGTGGGAGGACGAGGCAAACGCCCCGGACGTTCCGGTGATGCAGGGCTTCGACATCAACGCGCTGCGCGCCAAGGCCGCAGCCAAGGACAAGAAGGGCTGAGGCCGGTCAGCAGCCGTCGGGGCCGCAGGCATCGCCCGACTCGCCGACCGTGATCAGCCGAGGGGTCTGCTCGGCGCGGGCCTGCTCCAGCACCTGCAGGAAGACCTCCGGAGGCTGCGCGCCGGAGATGGCGTACTTGCCGT is a window encoding:
- a CDS encoding DUF4032 domain-containing protein, with the protein product MPRFLAARPDADLIRLPWQVPLADWPTQHLVALPRGISRHVVRFIQVGDQFLAAKEILEEVAVQEYRLLGELKRLGVPSVEPVGVVLGRVDVEGNPLDPILLTRHLPFSLPYRSLFYPGVKHETVNRLLDAMVVLFARLHLSGFYWGDVSLSNILFRRDAGEFAAYLVDAETGELHDQLTDGQRAHDLQNARTNLFGEFLDLEAGGILDPSLDPTWLVETIEDRYEQLWAELTGVEEFDQSELYRLEGRVRRLNALGFDVAEIDIDASPDGGTIRMRPKVVDAGHHARRLMRLTGLDAEEHQARRLLNDMDTFRAKVVPHAPESVAAHKWLVEVFEPAVNRIPSHLRGKRDAAQFYHEVLDYRWYQSQREQREVPTEEAAAGYIHEILATLPDEKLGDVDRVGGELRDKYDPSKGFIDDDDDEKPYDPWEDEANAPDVPVMQGFDINALRAKAAAKDKKG